One genomic segment of Musa acuminata AAA Group cultivar baxijiao chromosome BXJ3-3, Cavendish_Baxijiao_AAA, whole genome shotgun sequence includes these proteins:
- the LOC103972930 gene encoding leucine-rich repeat extensin-like protein 3 yields the protein MRKHGKADPLSFLLLSWLLILPLVSSCSGSHGHMPRLRRLVQEDQDADDSSFPNSRLRDAYIALQAWKLAIVSDPMNLTGNWVGPAVCNYTGVFCSPLPSDPTLTVVAGVDLNHGDLAGYLPDQLGLLADLALLHINSNRFCGTLPRSLRRLALLHELDVSNNRLAGPFPDVVLRLPSLRYIDLRINEFEGAVPPELFDRDLDAIFLNHNRFAFDIPDNLGNSPVSVVVLANNRFHGCLPAGLGNMSRTLNEIILMNNGLSSCFPPEIGLLRSLTVLDVSFNRLVGPLPNVGGMVSLEQLDVAHNLLSGGIPASICGLPRLKNFTYSYNFFTGEPPQCFAVESFDDRRNCLADRPKQRSERQCNSFLSHHPVDCSAFTCKPFVPALPPPPQPSPPPPFPPPPSPPRLPPPPPSPPPPSPPPSPPQPSSSPPPPSPPPPSPPPPLPPPPSPPPPSYCIRSPSPPPPVYCSRSPSPPVYCNRSPPPPSPIFPTPAYSPSSLPPSPPHSPPWHSSPPPSIYSAPPPPNSPPPPSYPPPPNSLPPPSYSPPPNSQPPPPPPSNSPPLPPPCVEPPPPPCIEPPSPPCIEAPSPAPSPVYDEPLPAIIGISYTSPPPPVF from the coding sequence ATGAGGAAACATGGCAAGGCCGATCCCCTCTCATTTCTCCTCTTGTCTTGGCTTCTCATCCTCCCTCTCGTCTCCTCCTGCTCGGGGAGCCATGGTCACATGCCGCGCCTGCGGCGGCTTGTCCAAGAGGATCAAGATGCGGACGACTCGTCCTTCCCCAACTCCCGCCTCCGTGACGCCTACATTGCCCTCCAGGCATGGAAGCTCGCCATCGTCTCCGATCCTATGAACCTCACCGGCAACTGGGTCGGCCCCGCCGTCTGCAACTACACCGGCGTCTTCTGCTCCCCTCTCCCCTCCGACCCCACCCTCACTGTCGTCGCTGGCGTCGACCTCAACCACGGCGACCTCGCCGGCTACCTTCCCGACCAGCTCGGCCTCCTCGCCGACCTAGCCCTCCTCCACATCAACTCCAACCGCTTCTGCGGCACCCTCCCCCGTTCCCTCCGCCGCCTCGCTCTCCTCCACGAGCTCGACGTCAGCAACAACCGCCTCGCTGGCCCCTTCCCCGATGTCGTCCTCCGCCTCCCCTCCCTCCGCTACATCGATCTCCGAATCAACGAGTTCGAGGGCGCGGTGCCCCCGGAGCTGTTCGACAGGGACCTCGACGCCATCTTCCTTAACCACAACCGCTTCGCCTTCGACATCCCCGACAACCTCGGCAACTCCCCCGTCTCCGTCGTCGTCCTCGCCAACAACCGCTTCCACGGTTGCCTGCCCGCCGGCCTCGGCAACATGTCGAGGACGCTCAACGAGATCATCCTCATGAACAACGGCCTCAGCTCCTGCTTCCCTCCGGAGATCGGCCTCCTCAGGAGCCTCACCGTTCTCGACGTCAGCTTCAACAGGCTTGTTGGGCCACTACCGAACGTCGGCGGGATGGTCAGCCTGGAGCAGCTCGATGTAGCACACAATCTGCTTTCCGGAGGTATCCCGGCCTCGATCTGCGGTTTGCCGCGCCTCAAGAACTTTACCTATTCCTACAACTTCTTTACCGGGGAGCCGCCCCAGTGCTTCGCGGTCGAATCGTTCGACGACCGCCGCAATTGCCTTGCCGACAGGCCGAAGCAGCGCTCAGAGCGCCAATGTAACTCGTTCCTGTCTCATCATCCCGTCGACTGCTCTGCTTTTACTTGCAAGCCCTTCGTGCCGGCCCTCCCTCCTCCGCCGCAACCGTCACCTCCTCCACCTTTTCCGCCACCGCCGTCGCCTCCTCGACTCCCTCCGCCACCGCCGTCGCCACCTCCACCTTCTCCGCCGCCGTCGCCTCCTCAAccgtcctcttctcctcctccaccgtCGCCTCCCCCTCCATCCCCTCCACCTCCGTTGCCGCCTccaccttctccaccaccgccgtcGTACTGTATCCGATCTCCATCACCGCCGCCGCCAGTCTACTGCTCACGATCTCCGTCGCCTCCCGTCTACTGCAATCGGTCTCCACCGCCACCTAGCCCCATCTTCCCTACACCGGCATATTCTCCATCTTCGCTGCCACCAAGCCCACCCCATTCTCCTCCATGGCACTCATCTCCACCACCTTCGATCTATTCAGCCCCTCCGCCACCGAACTCACCGCCGCCTCCGTCTTACCCACCACCGCCTAACTCACTGCCGCCTCCGTCGTACTCACCACCACCCAACtcccagccgccgccgccgcctccatcaAACTCACCTCCACTCCCACCTCCATGTGTCGAACCGCCACCACCTCCTTGTATCGAACCGCCTTCACCGCCATGCATCGAGGCGCCGTCACCTGCACCCTCACCCGTATACGACGAACCATTGCCGGCTATCATTGGAATTTCATATACATCACCTCCACCTCCCGTCTTTTAA